One window from the genome of Methylophaga thalassica encodes:
- a CDS encoding protein-L-isoaspartate(D-aspartate) O-methyltransferase: protein MKTDYRGIGMTSQRTRDRLVTRLQERGIKNNEVLSVIREMPRHLFVDEALASRAYEDTALPIGHGQTISQPYIVAKMTEILLEDGPRQKILEVGTGSGYQTAVLSKLVERVYSVERISPLQNQARERFYQLKLNNIKLKHSDGNWGWEWYAPYDGIIVTCAPEHIPLELLKQLAPGGRLVIPVGTSQGQSLRVIDRQGDRYEETELDPVSFVPLLSGQI, encoded by the coding sequence ATGAAAACCGACTACCGAGGCATCGGCATGACCTCACAGCGCACACGCGATCGATTGGTAACTCGATTACAGGAGCGTGGAATCAAGAATAATGAAGTGCTTTCTGTCATTCGTGAGATGCCAAGACATTTATTTGTCGATGAAGCTTTAGCCAGCCGTGCTTATGAAGATACGGCTTTGCCGATTGGTCATGGTCAGACTATTTCACAGCCATATATTGTGGCAAAAATGACTGAAATCCTGCTCGAAGATGGGCCACGCCAGAAAATTCTGGAAGTAGGTACGGGTTCCGGTTATCAGACGGCGGTGTTATCTAAACTGGTTGAACGGGTCTACAGTGTTGAACGAATTTCGCCGCTGCAAAATCAGGCTCGTGAACGTTTTTATCAACTTAAACTCAATAATATAAAACTCAAACACAGTGATGGTAACTGGGGTTGGGAATGGTATGCACCGTATGACGGTATTATTGTGACCTGTGCGCCTGAACACATCCCATTAGAATTATTAAAACAGTTAGCGCCGGGCGGACGTCTGGTGATACCGGTTGGTACAAGTCAGGGTCAGTCTCTACGTGTGATTGATCGTCAGGGTGACAGGTACGAAGAAACGGAGTTAGATCCTGTCAGTTTTGTTCCTCTATTGAGTGGTCAGATTTAA
- the surE gene encoding 5'/3'-nucleotidase SurE: MKILISNDDGYMSKGIRTLAKAMAELGEITVVAPDRNRSGASNSLTLENPLRLEQQEDGVYRVEGTPTDCVHLAITGLLEDEPDMVVSGINAGANLGDDVLYSGTVAAAMEGRFLGLPAIAISLTSHNGTHYETAAWVAKKLVAQLKLSALPADTILNVNVPDLPIDEITGIESTRLGHRHKAEPVIKEVDPRGRMMYWIGPAGEEEDAGPGTDFDAIRRGAVSVTPLQIDLTRYDAIDGVANWLKDI, encoded by the coding sequence ATGAAAATCCTGATAAGCAATGATGACGGGTATATGTCGAAAGGCATTCGCACTCTGGCAAAAGCGATGGCAGAACTGGGGGAGATCACCGTTGTCGCCCCTGATAGAAACAGAAGTGGTGCCAGCAATTCACTGACACTGGAAAATCCGCTAAGACTTGAACAACAAGAAGATGGCGTCTATCGCGTTGAAGGCACGCCGACAGACTGTGTGCATCTGGCGATTACAGGCTTACTGGAGGATGAACCGGATATGGTGGTGTCGGGTATTAATGCTGGCGCCAATCTGGGTGATGATGTGCTTTACTCTGGTACGGTAGCGGCGGCCATGGAAGGACGTTTTCTTGGCTTGCCAGCAATCGCTATATCACTCACATCGCATAATGGCACCCACTACGAGACAGCAGCCTGGGTAGCCAAGAAACTTGTTGCCCAGCTTAAGTTATCTGCATTACCCGCTGATACGATTCTGAATGTGAATGTGCCGGATTTACCTATTGACGAAATTACCGGTATTGAAAGTACAAGACTTGGCCATCGTCACAAAGCCGAGCCGGTCATTAAAGAAGTGGATCCACGTGGTCGTATGATGTACTGGATTGGGCCTGCTGGTGAAGAGGAAGATGCGGGTCCAGGAACTGATTTTGATGCTATCCGGCGCGGTGCTGTTTCGGTGACTCCTTTGCAAATTGATTTAACACGCTACGATGCTATTGATGGCGTTGCCAACTGGTTGAAAGATATCTGA
- the parC gene encoding DNA topoisomerase IV subunit A: MTTFVDDLENMPLRDFTEKAYLDYSMYVILDRALPHIGDGLKPVQRRIIYAMSELGLSALSKHKKSARTVGDVLGKYHPHGDSACYEAMVLMAQPFSYRYPLVDGQGNWGSIDDPKSFAAMRYTEARLAAYSQVLLSELGQGTADWVPNFDGTMDEPSLLPARLPNLLLNGTTGIAVGMATDVPPHNLREVVNACLRLLKTPKSTLEDLLEDIQGPDFPTGAEIVSSRDEIHKMYATGHGSIKQRACYKKEEGEIIIYELPYQVSGAKVLEQIAAQMQAKKLPMVADLRDESDHENPVRLVIMPRSNRVDIDSLMSHLFATTDLERSHRVNMNMIGMDGRPQVKNLLDMLQEWLAYRVETVRRRLQYRLDKVLDRMHVLEGLLVAYLNIDEVIAIIRTEDEPKAVMMERFGITDRQAEAILELRLRHLAKLEEMKIRGEMDELSKERKQLELLLGSDTRLKTLIRKELTADAEKFGDDRRSNIIERKAAKALNATELLPTEPLTIVLSESGWVRAAKGHDVDPASLNFRTGDRYFASVKARSNQQIVFLDDTGRSYSLGAHTLPSARGQGEPLSGRLQSPAEARFVAVMVVEPEQSVLLTNTAGYGFITTLDNLLAKNKAGKAIFNIPKGAALLPPLFIDSKETQIAVASGDGRLLVFPADDIPEMNKGKGVRLINIPQAKFTSGQEWMQAVVIVPNEQGLTLHAGRRHLTLKAADLAHYEGSRGKRGHKLPRGLQKVSGMEVAE, encoded by the coding sequence ATGACTACTTTCGTCGATGATTTGGAGAATATGCCGCTACGCGATTTCACTGAAAAAGCGTATCTGGATTATTCGATGTATGTCATTCTGGACCGTGCATTACCGCATATTGGTGATGGTCTGAAACCTGTTCAGCGGCGGATTATTTATGCAATGTCTGAACTGGGTCTGAGTGCCTTATCCAAGCATAAAAAATCAGCCAGAACCGTCGGTGACGTCTTAGGTAAATACCATCCGCATGGTGATTCTGCCTGTTATGAAGCCATGGTATTAATGGCGCAGCCGTTCTCTTATCGTTATCCCTTAGTCGATGGACAAGGAAACTGGGGTTCAATCGATGACCCTAAATCTTTTGCTGCAATGCGTTATACCGAAGCGCGTCTGGCAGCTTATTCGCAGGTTTTATTAAGTGAGTTGGGGCAGGGCACAGCGGATTGGGTGCCGAATTTTGACGGTACCATGGATGAGCCGTCCTTGTTGCCAGCCCGGTTGCCTAACCTATTACTAAACGGTACGACAGGGATTGCTGTGGGGATGGCCACTGATGTGCCTCCTCATAATCTGCGTGAAGTGGTTAATGCTTGTCTACGCCTGTTAAAAACACCCAAAAGTACTCTGGAAGATTTGCTTGAAGATATTCAAGGGCCGGATTTCCCAACCGGGGCTGAAATCGTCTCCAGTCGCGATGAAATTCATAAAATGTATGCCACCGGGCATGGCTCGATAAAACAACGGGCATGTTATAAAAAAGAAGAAGGTGAAATCATCATTTATGAGTTGCCCTATCAGGTGTCCGGGGCAAAAGTACTGGAGCAAATCGCGGCTCAGATGCAGGCAAAAAAATTACCGATGGTTGCCGATTTGCGTGATGAGTCGGATCATGAAAACCCAGTTCGTCTGGTCATTATGCCTCGCTCCAACCGGGTTGATATCGACAGTCTGATGTCGCATTTATTTGCGACGACTGATTTAGAACGCAGCCATCGTGTCAATATGAATATGATTGGCATGGATGGTCGTCCGCAGGTGAAAAATCTGTTGGACATGCTGCAGGAATGGTTGGCCTATCGTGTGGAAACGGTTCGTCGTCGTTTGCAATATCGTCTGGATAAAGTGCTGGATCGGATGCACGTTCTGGAAGGCTTACTCGTTGCCTATCTGAATATCGACGAAGTCATTGCGATTATCCGTACTGAAGATGAACCCAAAGCAGTGATGATGGAACGATTCGGTATTACTGACAGACAAGCCGAAGCCATTTTAGAACTGCGTTTACGCCATTTAGCCAAACTGGAAGAGATGAAAATCCGTGGCGAAATGGATGAGTTGAGTAAAGAGCGCAAACAGCTTGAATTATTATTAGGTTCAGACACACGCCTAAAAACACTGATTCGAAAAGAATTGACGGCTGATGCAGAAAAATTTGGTGATGACAGACGTTCAAACATCATTGAAAGAAAGGCCGCAAAAGCATTAAATGCCACCGAGTTATTACCGACAGAACCGTTGACCATCGTGTTATCTGAAAGTGGTTGGGTACGCGCAGCTAAAGGTCATGATGTTGATCCTGCTTCGTTAAATTTCCGTACTGGTGATCGTTATTTTGCTTCAGTAAAAGCCAGAAGTAATCAACAGATTGTGTTTCTGGATGATACTGGCCGTAGTTACTCGCTGGGCGCGCACACACTCCCTTCTGCACGAGGTCAGGGTGAACCGCTGAGTGGGCGTTTACAATCACCTGCCGAGGCCAGGTTTGTGGCTGTGATGGTAGTTGAACCTGAACAGTCAGTCTTACTGACCAATACGGCAGGTTACGGATTCATTACTACGCTTGATAATTTATTGGCTAAAAATAAAGCAGGTAAGGCCATTTTTAATATTCCAAAAGGCGCTGCTTTGCTGCCACCGTTATTTATTGACAGTAAAGAAACACAGATTGCCGTAGCCTCCGGCGATGGTCGTTTACTGGTGTTTCCTGCTGATGACATTCCAGAAATGAATAAGGGCAAAGGGGTTCGTTTGATCAATATTCCTCAGGCGAAATTCACTTCGGGTCAAGAATGGATGCAAGCCGTCGTTATAGTACCTAATGAACAGGGGCTCACCTTACATGCTGGCCGACGTCATTTAACGTTAAAAGCCGCTGATTTAGCCCATTATGAAGGCAGTCGTGGTAAAAGAGGACATAAGCTTCCACGCGGCTTACAGAAAGTCAGTGGTATGGAAGTCGCTGAATAA
- the parE gene encoding DNA topoisomerase IV subunit B, with protein MTNTYNASAIEVLTGLEPVRKRPGMYTDTARPNHLAQEVIDNSVDEAVAGHAKQIQVTLHKDNSLEVSDDGRGMPVDIHPEEGVPGVEVILTRLHAGGKFSNKNYRFSGGLHGVGVSVVNALSSRLEVKIRRNATEYQIAFESGALVEALNEIGTVGKRNTGTTVRFWPEEPFFDSPKFSVPRLRHVLRAKAVLCPGLVVTFTDLSGKEKVEDRWCYEDGLNSYLSTAMTDSPCVPATPFVGHMSEESQEVDWVLMWQLESGDELAESYVNLIPTAQGGTHVNGLRSGVLEALREFCEFRNLLPRGVKLAPEDVWERCCYVLSVKLEDPQFSGQTKERLSSRQCAGFVSGVVKDAFSLWLNHHVEDGEKIADLAINNAQSRLKQAKKVVRKRVQSGPALPGKLADCASQDPSRTELFLVEGDSAGGSAKQGRNREFQAIMPLRGKILNTWEVEPGQVLASQEVHDIAVAIGVDPGSDDLSGLRYGKVCILADADSDGAHIATLLCALFVRHFRPLVEAGHICVAMPPLYRIDVGKQVFYALDDEERKIILDRIEKDKIKGKVSTQRFKGLGEMNPMQLRETTMAPDTRRLIRLTINAEDDTMMTLDKLLAKKRAADRKSWLEQHGDLADLAAL; from the coding sequence ATGACGAATACATACAATGCATCTGCCATTGAGGTTTTGACGGGGCTAGAGCCTGTCCGTAAACGACCAGGCATGTACACCGATACAGCACGTCCCAACCATCTTGCTCAAGAGGTCATTGATAATAGTGTTGACGAAGCGGTAGCAGGCCATGCGAAACAAATTCAGGTTACCTTACATAAGGACAATTCACTGGAAGTCAGTGATGATGGCCGAGGTATGCCGGTTGATATTCATCCGGAAGAAGGTGTTCCAGGTGTTGAAGTTATTCTCACGCGCTTACATGCGGGGGGGAAATTCTCCAATAAAAACTACCGTTTTTCCGGTGGTTTGCATGGTGTCGGTGTTTCCGTTGTTAATGCATTGTCCTCGCGTCTGGAAGTCAAAATTCGTCGAAACGCCACGGAATATCAAATTGCGTTTGAAAGTGGTGCTTTGGTTGAAGCCTTGAATGAAATCGGTACCGTTGGAAAACGTAATACCGGAACGACAGTGAGATTCTGGCCCGAAGAACCGTTTTTTGATTCTCCTAAATTTTCTGTTCCCAGACTAAGACATGTGTTGCGAGCAAAAGCTGTTTTATGTCCCGGCCTTGTTGTGACCTTTACCGATTTATCGGGTAAAGAGAAGGTGGAAGATCGCTGGTGCTATGAAGATGGTTTAAATTCATACCTTTCTACGGCGATGACCGATTCGCCCTGTGTTCCTGCAACGCCTTTTGTTGGACATATGAGTGAAGAGTCACAGGAAGTGGACTGGGTACTTATGTGGCAGTTGGAGTCTGGCGATGAGTTAGCAGAAAGTTATGTCAACCTCATTCCTACAGCTCAGGGTGGAACCCATGTTAATGGCTTACGAAGTGGCGTACTGGAAGCACTCCGGGAATTTTGTGAGTTTCGTAACTTATTGCCCAGAGGCGTGAAGCTAGCCCCGGAAGATGTCTGGGAGCGTTGTTGTTATGTGTTATCGGTCAAGTTAGAGGATCCCCAATTCTCAGGTCAGACCAAGGAACGTTTATCTTCTCGTCAATGCGCTGGCTTTGTGTCTGGTGTGGTGAAAGATGCCTTTAGTTTATGGCTGAATCACCACGTAGAAGATGGTGAAAAAATTGCCGATCTGGCGATTAATAATGCGCAGTCCAGATTAAAACAGGCGAAAAAAGTGGTACGCAAACGCGTACAGTCTGGTCCGGCGCTGCCCGGTAAGTTAGCGGATTGCGCTTCTCAGGATCCTTCGCGTACGGAATTATTTTTAGTGGAAGGGGATTCGGCTGGCGGTAGTGCCAAGCAAGGCCGAAATAGAGAGTTTCAGGCCATCATGCCATTACGTGGCAAAATTCTGAATACATGGGAAGTGGAACCCGGACAAGTGCTGGCTTCTCAGGAAGTCCATGATATTGCCGTGGCTATTGGTGTGGATCCCGGTTCTGATGATTTGTCGGGCTTACGTTACGGTAAAGTTTGTATTTTAGCCGATGCGGATTCAGATGGTGCCCACATCGCCACCTTATTATGTGCGTTATTTGTCAGACATTTTCGCCCCCTGGTCGAAGCAGGCCACATCTGCGTTGCTATGCCACCGTTGTATCGTATCGATGTGGGTAAACAAGTGTTCTACGCACTGGATGATGAAGAACGTAAGATTATTCTCGACCGAATTGAAAAAGACAAAATCAAAGGTAAAGTCAGTACTCAGCGCTTTAAAGGTCTGGGGGAAATGAATCCTATGCAACTGCGTGAAACAACGATGGCACCTGATACCCGACGTTTGATTAGACTGACCATTAATGCTGAAGACGATACGATGATGACGCTGGATAAGCTTCTGGCTAAAAAACGTGCTGCTGATCGTAAGTCCTGGCTTGAGCAACATGGTGATTTAGCGGATCTGGCCGCTTTATAA
- the cydP gene encoding cytochrome oxidase putative small subunit CydP: protein MAKKLFTDRKLIIELSIMLVCKLLLLFLIWHLFFSSAPDDITHDAVADVIINHSSDGDSP, encoded by the coding sequence GTGGCAAAGAAATTATTCACTGATAGAAAATTGATCATTGAGCTTAGCATCATGTTGGTTTGCAAGCTGTTGTTACTTTTTCTTATATGGCATTTGTTTTTTAGTAGCGCCCCCGACGACATTACCCATGACGCCGTCGCTGACGTGATTATTAATCACTCTTCAGATGGAGATTCACCTTGA
- a CDS encoding cytochrome ubiquinol oxidase subunit I, whose translation MISEHLVDLSRLQFAITALYHFLFVPLTLGLSWILVIMESVYVMTGKEIYRDMTKFWGKLFGINFALGVTTGLTMEFQFGTNWAYYSHYVGDIFGAPLAIEGLMAFMLESTFVGMFFLGWDRLSKRQHLTTTFLVALGSNLSALWILVANAWMQNPVGAHFNYETMRMELTSFAEVFFNPVAQVKFIHTVAAGYVTGAMFVLSISAYYLLRNRDVGFARRSFAVAAGFGVAAICSVILLGDESGYEVGDVQKTKLAAIEAEWETAEPPAAFTLFGWPNDETMETDYAVKIPYLLGIIATRSVTEPVAGIKDLRAEHEDRVRNGMKAYALLKQLRDGPVTEETKAEFDKVKDDLGYGLLLKKYTNNVTDATDEQIKAAAHDTVPPVAPMFWAFRIMVASGFAMLIIFFLSFYHCAKRQEYKKKWLLRLAMLGLPLPWIAAETGWFVAEFGRQPWTISGILPTHISTSTLSASDVQNSLIALVVFYTLLLIVELYLMIRFVRQGPSSLHTGRYHYEASAERG comes from the coding sequence TTGATTTCTGAACACTTAGTCGACTTATCCCGTTTGCAGTTCGCTATCACGGCACTGTATCACTTTTTATTTGTGCCGCTCACGCTGGGGCTATCATGGATTCTGGTGATTATGGAATCGGTGTATGTCATGACAGGTAAGGAAATATACCGTGACATGACAAAGTTCTGGGGTAAGTTATTCGGGATTAACTTTGCCCTTGGGGTGACCACCGGCCTGACTATGGAATTCCAGTTTGGCACCAACTGGGCATATTATTCGCATTACGTTGGCGACATTTTCGGCGCCCCACTTGCCATAGAAGGTTTGATGGCATTTATGCTTGAATCGACCTTTGTTGGTATGTTTTTCCTTGGCTGGGACAGACTCAGTAAACGACAACATCTCACCACCACTTTTCTGGTCGCACTAGGTTCAAATCTCTCAGCATTGTGGATTCTGGTGGCAAACGCCTGGATGCAAAATCCGGTCGGAGCGCACTTCAACTATGAAACAATGCGTATGGAGCTCACCAGCTTTGCCGAAGTATTTTTCAACCCTGTCGCACAGGTGAAATTTATTCACACCGTTGCAGCCGGTTATGTCACTGGCGCTATGTTTGTATTAAGTATCAGCGCTTATTACCTACTAAGAAACCGTGATGTCGGTTTTGCTCGCCGCAGCTTCGCTGTAGCTGCAGGTTTCGGCGTAGCGGCAATATGCTCAGTCATTTTGCTGGGTGATGAAAGCGGTTATGAAGTAGGTGATGTACAAAAAACCAAATTAGCGGCAATTGAAGCCGAGTGGGAAACAGCAGAACCACCAGCCGCCTTTACCTTGTTCGGCTGGCCTAATGACGAAACAATGGAAACAGACTACGCCGTTAAAATCCCTTATTTGCTGGGCATAATTGCTACACGATCAGTGACTGAGCCCGTAGCTGGGATTAAAGACCTGAGAGCAGAGCATGAAGACCGTGTTCGTAATGGTATGAAAGCCTACGCGCTGTTAAAACAATTACGTGACGGCCCTGTAACAGAGGAAACCAAAGCCGAATTTGATAAAGTCAAAGATGACTTGGGTTATGGTTTGTTATTGAAAAAATATACCAATAACGTTACCGATGCGACGGATGAACAAATAAAAGCAGCAGCGCATGATACCGTTCCACCTGTTGCACCGATGTTCTGGGCATTCAGGATCATGGTCGCATCTGGCTTTGCCATGCTGATTATCTTTTTCTTGTCTTTCTATCATTGTGCCAAGCGACAAGAATACAAAAAGAAATGGTTACTGCGTCTGGCGATGCTCGGTCTACCGCTACCCTGGATAGCGGCAGAAACAGGCTGGTTTGTTGCTGAATTTGGTCGTCAACCCTGGACCATCAGTGGCATTTTGCCAACACATATTTCGACATCAACCTTATCTGCCAGTGATGTTCAAAACAGTTTAATTGCCTTAGTGGTGTTCTATACCCTGCTGTTAATTGTTGAACTCTATCTGATGATTCGGTTCGTCAGGCAAGGGCCGAGCAGCTTGCATACCGGCCGTTACCACTATGAAGCATCAGCAGAGAGAGGCTAA
- the cydB gene encoding cytochrome d ubiquinol oxidase subunit II yields MILDYETLKLIWWLLMGVLLIGFALTDGFDMGVGILLPFIGHTDEERRIMINTVGPHWEGNQVWLVTAGGALFAAWPLVYAMAFSGFYLAMMLTLFALFLRPVGFDYRSKLDNSRWRSSWDWGLFVGSVVPPIIFGVAFGNLLLGVPFYFDDMMRPNYTGGFLQLLNPFALLSGVVSLLMIVMHGSVWLQIRTLDSLEWRATQVAKASSVALLIAFALAGLWVSFGMDGYVVSAMPAANSSFTPDMKEVTTQVGGWLLNYQQYPWMILAPAFAFLGMIGVYLFSHLSRPGMAFISSAVTLTGIILTAGFSMFPFVMPSSDAVNHSLTMWDATSSLLTLKIMFWVAIVMVPIIICYSFWTYRRMWRRIDVNFIRGNQHSTY; encoded by the coding sequence ATGATTCTTGATTATGAAACACTAAAATTAATCTGGTGGCTGCTGATGGGCGTTCTTCTCATCGGATTCGCTCTCACCGATGGTTTTGATATGGGCGTCGGTATTTTATTACCGTTTATCGGTCATACAGACGAAGAACGCCGTATTATGATCAACACAGTAGGCCCTCACTGGGAAGGCAACCAAGTCTGGTTGGTTACTGCCGGTGGTGCTTTATTCGCTGCATGGCCCCTTGTTTATGCCATGGCATTTTCAGGCTTTTATTTAGCGATGATGTTAACGCTATTTGCACTTTTCTTACGACCTGTTGGCTTTGATTATCGCAGCAAACTGGATAACTCACGCTGGCGTTCAAGCTGGGATTGGGGTTTATTTGTGGGAAGTGTTGTCCCCCCGATTATCTTCGGTGTCGCCTTTGGTAATTTATTGTTGGGCGTCCCCTTTTACTTCGACGATATGATGCGTCCAAATTACACGGGTGGATTTTTACAACTGCTTAATCCCTTTGCCTTGTTATCCGGCGTGGTCAGCTTGTTAATGATCGTTATGCATGGCTCTGTTTGGTTACAAATTCGTACACTGGATAGTCTGGAGTGGCGGGCAACTCAGGTGGCTAAAGCCAGTTCGGTTGCTTTATTGATCGCATTTGCTCTTGCAGGTTTGTGGGTTTCTTTTGGTATGGATGGCTATGTTGTGAGCGCTATGCCAGCCGCAAACTCAAGTTTCACTCCGGATATGAAAGAAGTCACCACCCAAGTGGGAGGTTGGTTGCTGAACTATCAGCAATATCCATGGATGATTTTAGCCCCAGCATTTGCTTTTCTGGGGATGATTGGTGTGTATCTATTCTCTCACTTGTCCCGTCCTGGTATGGCTTTTATAAGTAGTGCCGTAACACTGACAGGCATCATTCTGACAGCTGGTTTTTCTATGTTCCCATTTGTCATGCCATCAAGTGATGCTGTGAATCATAGTCTGACCATGTGGGATGCCACCTCCAGTCTGTTGACATTAAAAATCATGTTCTGGGTGGCCATCGTCATGGTGCCAATTATAATTTGTTACAGTTTCTGGACCTATCGTCGTATGTGGCGAAGAATCGACGTGAACTTTATTCGCGGTAACCAACATTCAACCTATTAG
- the cydX gene encoding cytochrome bd-I oxidase subunit CydX: MWYFAWILGVLLAVAFGIINVMWLENCPMDTLDD, translated from the coding sequence ATGTGGTATTTTGCTTGGATACTTGGCGTTTTATTAGCCGTCGCATTCGGTATCATTAATGTGATGTGGTTAGAAAACTGCCCGATGGATACATTGGATGACTAA
- a CDS encoding cyd operon YbgE family protein translates to MTNSWIDKSGVRLISLLTALGLSAAILIFPNRLLMENGKSDHDLLMVLLVGVCIGFIHGVGFAPKKTLLHILLSPYTCWPIMFYGVFHMALN, encoded by the coding sequence ATGACTAATTCGTGGATAGATAAGTCTGGTGTACGTTTAATTAGTTTATTAACTGCACTGGGCTTATCTGCTGCCATATTAATTTTCCCTAACCGGCTTTTGATGGAAAATGGTAAATCGGATCATGATTTATTAATGGTGTTATTAGTTGGTGTCTGTATCGGTTTTATTCATGGTGTCGGTTTCGCTCCTAAAAAGACGCTGTTGCATATTTTACTCAGCCCATACACCTGCTGGCCGATTATGTTCTATGGCGTATTCCATATGGCTCTGAACTAA
- a CDS encoding Tll0287-like domain-containing protein → MRGFIPFIVAFGLALPAFAKNQEQIAFERDAQAAIKDLSTHLKEALMSALQDGGPIEAISVCKLVAPTLADEVSKKYSLDIHRTSLRVRNPDNEADSWETGVLQSFETRLKTGEAIQSLSFVERVDSELEYEWRYMKAIATDKLCLSCHGSQIALPVQKLIDKNYPRDMAIGYKMGDIRGAFSVKRRYSKLKAD, encoded by the coding sequence ATGCGAGGTTTTATCCCTTTCATTGTTGCTTTCGGTTTAGCCTTACCCGCTTTTGCTAAAAACCAAGAGCAAATCGCGTTTGAACGTGATGCTCAGGCAGCTATTAAGGATTTGTCTACCCATCTCAAAGAAGCGTTGATGTCCGCCTTGCAGGATGGTGGTCCTATAGAGGCTATCTCAGTCTGTAAGTTGGTGGCACCTACTCTTGCTGACGAAGTCTCAAAAAAATACAGTCTTGATATTCATCGAACCAGTTTACGCGTTCGAAATCCTGATAATGAGGCAGACAGTTGGGAAACTGGTGTATTACAAAGTTTTGAAACACGTCTAAAGACGGGTGAGGCTATTCAATCACTCAGCTTCGTAGAAAGAGTAGATTCAGAGCTGGAATATGAGTGGCGTTATATGAAAGCCATTGCAACTGATAAACTCTGCTTATCGTGTCATGGCAGTCAGATTGCATTACCCGTTCAGAAGTTGATAGATAAAAATTATCCCCGTGACATGGCCATCGGCTACAAAATGGGTGATATCCGTGGGGCGTTTTCTGTGAAACGCCGCTACTCAAAACTTAAAGCAGACTGA
- a CDS encoding winged helix-turn-helix domain-containing protein, with product MMNDEIGEAAGLIWTYLNTRGEASVTRICKDTMLEPKLCQRAIGWLAKENKLGFRQQGRTELISLL from the coding sequence ATGATGAATGATGAAATTGGTGAAGCTGCAGGCCTTATCTGGACATATTTAAATACCCGTGGCGAAGCGTCAGTCACGCGTATATGTAAGGATACGATGCTTGAGCCTAAGCTGTGTCAGCGTGCTATTGGCTGGTTGGCAAAAGAAAATAAGTTGGGCTTTAGACAGCAGGGGCGAACAGAACTGATCAGTCTGCTTTAA